CCCCGTAGAAGAAAAACGGCACATCCGACCCGATGCGCGCTCCCAGCTCCAGCAACTCGCCCTCGGTCACCGACAGCCCCCACAATCGCGTCAGAGCCAGAAACGTGACGGCGGCATTGCTGCTTCCACCTCCCAACCCCGCAGCCACGGGAATGCGCTTCTGGATCCGAATTCTCACCCCCCGGCGCGTGCCGGTGGCTTCGCGCAGAAGCACTGCCGCACGATGGACCAGATTTCGCTCATCCGTCGGAACCGAAGGATGATCGCACTCGACCGCGATGGTGGATTCCACCGGCGTGAACTCCAGCCGATCGGTCAGATCAATCGTTTGCAACACGGTGCGAATCTCTCGATAACCGTCGGGTCGAGGCCCAATCACTTCCAGCATCCAGTTGATCTTGGCGTAGGAGGGCAGGATCATCAGGGATCGAGGAAAATCTGAGTGAAGTAATACGCTCCGCGAGCCGATTGAGCGACTCCGATTCCCGTCTCCCGAAATCGGGGATCGAGGATATTCTGCCGGTGGTTCGGGCTCATCATCCAGCCGTGAATGACCACGAGCGAGGGGACGACTTCCTCATAACAGAGGGCGAGGTTCTCGGCCGCCCGCTTCCAGCGGGAAAATCCCGCACGAATGAGCCGCACTTCCAGTGACTCGCCCCGAGAGCTGATATGCGCCAGCCTATCGCGCTCGGCCATATCCCGGCTCTGTTGCTGGGCCAGGCTCCACAAAACCGGGTGCACCCGGAGCGGCGGCAGCCCGCGAATGATCCGCTCGGTATTGACATTGTCCAGCGTCCACCAGGCCACTTTCTCGCAGTAGAAGGGATCGGTCCAGCATGTGGTCGAGGACGCGCCTCCCGCGGAGCGCACGACCGCGGGCGCTCCGGACGGCGGGCTCACGGCCACAACCCCCAGGGCGATTGCCATGGCGAGCCTCACTCCCGTCATCGCCGCCGATGTGAGTCGTTACTTCCGACTCTTCTCCTCCCTCAGTTTCTGGAGTTTCTCCTCGATGCGCTTTTTCTCGCGGGACTCGCGGGCGAGCTTGTAGGCTCGCTCAAACAACTGCTCGGCTTTTTCCACCTTCCCCTTGCGGAGATAAAGATCACCGAGATGCTCATGGATGGTGGCATCGCGCGGCTGATAGATCAACGCCTGCTGCAGGTAATGCTCGGCTTCATCCAACTGCCCCAATTGAAAGTAAACCCAACCGAGACTATCGAGGTAAGCTCCGTTGGTCGGATCAATAGTGACGGCGCGGCGGATCAACTCCAGAGCCTCCTGCAATCGTTCACCGCGCTCGGCGAGATAGTAGCCGAGGTTATTGAGAGCAACGGCATTGTCGGGATCGCGATCGAGCAGCATGCGCAGAGTCGCTTCCGCTTCGGCAAAGCGATTCAACCGCTCCTGGGTGAGGCTCAGTTGGATGAGCAGCATATTGTTTCGGGGATCGCGGCGGAGGGCTTCCTGGATGGCGGCTTCGGCTTCTTTGTAGCGCTCGGCTTCGGAGAGGACCTGCGCTTTGGTGGAGAGAACTTCGATGTCCTCGGGGGAACCGGTCAGCAGACTGTCGAGCAAAGCCACCGCTTCATCGAGCCGACCCAGGCCACCGAGCGCCTGCGCCTGGAGCAGCTTGAACATCCGCTCCTGCGGATAGCGGCGCGCCGCCTGCTCCGCGTGTACGAGCATCTCGCGGTAGTTTTGCTCCTCCCGCAACGTATCAATGGCCAGCAGATCGGGCCGCGTGCTCGTGGGGCCGAGAATCTGGCGCATCCGCTCGAAGGTCTTGAACGCCTCCTCCCGACGACCGGCCTGACGATAAGCGAGTGCCAGACTCGTCAACACCTGTTCCACGGCGCGGCGAAACCGATCCGAGACCGATCCATCGGGATTGAGCAGGGCCTTGAGCATCCCCTCATAGGTGGCTACAGCATCATCCACCTGGCCCACTTCCTCATAGGTTTGCGCCAGGGTGAATTGCAGTTCGAGACTCTCGCTCGTCTCCAGCCCCCGAAGCGCAGTGCGCAACGTTTCGATCGCTTCGTTTCGCCGCCCGGCCCGACGATAGGCCTGGGCCGTCAGTCGCAACGCCTCTATATTACGGGGTTGATCGGCGAGAATCTTGCGCAGAATCTCGACCGCGTCGTCATATTTCCCGGCGAAGATGAGGGCCTCGGCGAAGTTGATGCGCAGCTCGCTATTGCTCGGATCGCGATCAAGGGCCTCACGATAGGTGCGCAGGGCTTCGGTCGTGTGCCCCTGATAGAGCAACGATTTGGCCAGCACCAGGGCATAATCCGAATCGGGACGAATCGTCAAAGCCCGCGCTGCATTCTCGGCGGCCCGACGGTAATCCCGCTTGTCAAAATAGATGAGGGCCAGACGATAGAATGCCTGATCCGCCGTCGGATCCCCGCTGGTCCATCGCTCCAGGGCTTCCTTTAACTTTTCCTCCTCTCCGAGCAGCGCGTACATCTGCGCCAGCGATTGCCAGGCTTCCAGGTCCAGCTCATCGTCCTCGACGACCTGGCGGAATTCCTCGACGGCCTTGCGCGCTTTCTCCCGATCATTGGCGCTCAGCGCCTCTTCTCGATAGATCAAGCCGAGCAGCCGATGGGCGTCGGCATTGCGAGGGTCGAGCGCGAGCGCCTGTTCCGCCTCACGTCGGGCATCGGCGGTATTGCGCAACCGATAATAGAGTTCGGCCAGCGCTACGTGAGGCTGAGGAGCCTGCGGATCCAGCTCGATCACCTTGCGGAACGTCTCCTCCGCTCGATTGAAATCGCCTTGCATGGCATAGCGCATCGCCTGCGCGTAGGTCAGCAGCGCCGTCGCACGTCGTCTGGTTTTCTCATCAAGGGGTGGTCGGCCGCCCTGATCGGTCGTCTCGGGCGGAGTCTTCTGCGTCACCGCGCGGGAGGAAATCTCCCGGTCAACCGGCATCCCCATGAGAATCAGCAGGCACGCGAAGCCCAAACGGATGCCCCTTCGAAGCGGGCTCGCGCTTGCCCGCTCACGCTCGGTCTGACGCACCACCCCGCGCATGGATTCGAGAGTATCGTGATGTCCCTTCACTCGGTCACTCCTGTTGCCGTTTGATAGGCTTCCACCAGATCAAACCACTTCGAGCGGCGAGGAAAATTGTAGAGGATCAACAACGCCCCCACTCCCCCCAGTCGCATCATATCCTCCATCATCCGGGAGAGCAAACTCATGACGAGCCCGACGATGGCCACCACTTCGCCGAGCACTGCCAGGAGGATCGTCATGGTGGAGAGATGATCAACCAGTCCGCGCACACCCCGCGTCATCACCACGCGAGCCAACCGATCACTGCCCAGCATTGCCCGCCGGAAAAGGATCAGGCCGATGCTGTAGACGAACGCGAAGCCATACGCCATGCGCCGCAGCTTCTGATACGCCAGGGCCGATTCGATGCTCACGCCTCCCATCTGACCAACAAGAAATGCGACCAGGAAGTAAACGACGACCGAAGCGAGCAGAGCGAAGACGACAACGAGCGTCATCTGGTGTCGGCGCATGATGTATTCGGTCAGCTCGGTCATGGTTCGCTCGCTCCTTTGCGCGGCTGCGCTCCCACCATCTGCCCGTTCTCGATGACGATCTCATCGCCGGTCGCCGGTTTTCCGTCAGGCCCCAGGGATTCGAGGCGATAACCGCGGGTTCGGACGGAGTAAACGTAGCTCCGGTGCCAGTAATCTTCGCGGATGACGCGGGGCAGATAGGCGGGCGTCAGATGATCAATGAGTCCGACGAAATCCGTCGCTGGAGGAAGAACGCCTCGTTCGCTGCGATAGGCCTCGATGGCACGGGCAATGGTACGAAGATCTTCGGCGGTGCGACGCGCTTTCTCCGCCTGCACGGCGGTCGTCCACAGCTCCACGTTCTCCCACTGTCGGTCCCCGATGCGCACGTCGGTGATCTCCCATCTTCCCTCCCGCCGGGTGAATTTGAAGGCCGTCAGGACGAAAGCTTCTACGATGGCGTCGCGCCCGAAAAAGGTCTCAATCCGGCGAATCTGAACGTTTTCTACGGGCAGATTGGCTCCGCCCAGCGTGGCGATAAGCCGACGCGCATGGCCCGGAGACAATTTCTCCTCGGCCAGCACACCGCAGAAAAATGCGGCGACCACCACGAGCAAATACGCAATCCGCTTCGCCTTCTCGCCCGCTCGTTTTATCACACCGCAATAGTAACAAACCGTTCAGGGGTTTGGCCAGCAGGCTGTGAGGGTGGGGTGCGGTGAGTGAGAATGTGCCGTCCTCCACCCGTCGCACCCCGCCAGCCGTGGGATCGCCGCTTCACGCCCGGTCATATCTTCCGGTGCCACTCCAGCGGCCATAGATCCAGGTAAGCTCGCCCAGCCGATCTCGCACCGCCTCCGTCAGCGCTGAGGGAAGAAACCGCCAGCGCCAGTTCCCGCTCGGACAGGCCGGGCGATTCATCCGCGCTTCACTGCCCAGGCCCAGAATATCCTGTAGAGGAATGATGGCCAGATCCGCCACCGACGCAAGAGCAGCCCGAATGAACGCCCAGTGAATCTCTCGACCGTCGGTGCCGAGGTAGCGGGCAGCGAACTCCCGCGATTGTTGCTCGGCTTCCCTCGAGCGCGTGCCCTGATCCAGGTTCCTCCACCAGCCCACGATCGTGTCGTTATCGTGTGTGCCGGTATAAACGCACAGATTCCGCTGATGATTGTGAGGCAAAAAGGGATGATGCGGATCACCGTCGAAGGCAAATTGCAGGACGGCCATTCCGGGAAAACCACAGGCTTCCCTCAACTGTTCCACTTCCGGCGTAATTATTCCGAGATTCTCG
The genomic region above belongs to Blastocatellia bacterium and contains:
- the ispE gene encoding 4-(cytidine 5'-diphospho)-2-C-methyl-D-erythritol kinase, translated to MLEVIGPRPDGYREIRTVLQTIDLTDRLEFTPVESTIAVECDHPSVPTDERNLVHRAAVLLREATGTRRGVRIRIQKRIPVAAGLGGGSSNAAVTFLALTRLWGLSVTEGELLELGARIGSDVPFFFYGGTALGVGRGEEVYPLPDVDASHVLVVVPEVEVSTAWAYSQLTKKTGKSNIPVSCATVFRASREWDAAGAKLLGAAGNDL
- a CDS encoding CAP domain-containing protein, whose protein sequence is MTGVRLAMAIALGVVAVSPPSGAPAVVRSAGGASSTTCWTDPFYCEKVAWWTLDNVNTERIIRGLPPLRVHPVLWSLAQQQSRDMAERDRLAHISSRGESLEVRLIRAGFSRWKRAAENLALCYEEVVPSLVVIHGWMMSPNHRQNILDPRFRETGIGVAQSARGAYYFTQIFLDP
- a CDS encoding tetratricopeptide repeat protein, whose protein sequence is MKGHHDTLESMRGVVRQTERERASASPLRRGIRLGFACLLILMGMPVDREISSRAVTQKTPPETTDQGGRPPLDEKTRRRATALLTYAQAMRYAMQGDFNRAEETFRKVIELDPQAPQPHVALAELYYRLRNTADARREAEQALALDPRNADAHRLLGLIYREEALSANDREKARKAVEEFRQVVEDDELDLEAWQSLAQMYALLGEEEKLKEALERWTSGDPTADQAFYRLALIYFDKRDYRRAAENAARALTIRPDSDYALVLAKSLLYQGHTTEALRTYREALDRDPSNSELRINFAEALIFAGKYDDAVEILRKILADQPRNIEALRLTAQAYRRAGRRNEAIETLRTALRGLETSESLELQFTLAQTYEEVGQVDDAVATYEGMLKALLNPDGSVSDRFRRAVEQVLTSLALAYRQAGRREEAFKTFERMRQILGPTSTRPDLLAIDTLREEQNYREMLVHAEQAARRYPQERMFKLLQAQALGGLGRLDEAVALLDSLLTGSPEDIEVLSTKAQVLSEAERYKEAEAAIQEALRRDPRNNMLLIQLSLTQERLNRFAEAEATLRMLLDRDPDNAVALNNLGYYLAERGERLQEALELIRRAVTIDPTNGAYLDSLGWVYFQLGQLDEAEHYLQQALIYQPRDATIHEHLGDLYLRKGKVEKAEQLFERAYKLARESREKKRIEEKLQKLREEKSRK
- a CDS encoding type II secretion system protein GspG: MIKRAGEKAKRIAYLLVVVAAFFCGVLAEEKLSPGHARRLIATLGGANLPVENVQIRRIETFFGRDAIVEAFVLTAFKFTRREGRWEITDVRIGDRQWENVELWTTAVQAEKARRTAEDLRTIARAIEAYRSERGVLPPATDFVGLIDHLTPAYLPRVIREDYWHRSYVYSVRTRGYRLESLGPDGKPATGDEIVIENGQMVGAQPRKGASEP